The nucleotide sequence AGTTAGTACTTAGCACGTAGTAGCATCATGCATGTCCAAGTAGTTGTTGTAAGCATTAAACATGAACAAGCGCAGTTATTTTGATAAATTACACAACTGAGATGATCTCtcacacacaaacaaagcttAATAAACACCTAGTTTTGTTTTAGAAGAATACGAGAATACGTTACAAATACCAAAAGCATATACTTACGTAgttataaaatactaaaaaaacaaaggtctcctccccctcttcaaacGTGACGTGAGGTAAGGGGATCGATCAGGCGGCTCGGTCTTCACGGTTAACGTCATCGAGAATGACAACGAGAGAGGCAATGAAGGCATAATCAACATTTGGATAAACAGTCACCGAGAAATTGTCTTTTCCCAAGAATACGCTCTGCACCGTGTGCTTCCTGTGCATCTGCCATCCAATTCCAAaccatataataatataagtacAACATACGAGTAATTtaccaaaaacatttatttcatttaattaatgaGACATGTGCTGATCACGATGAGATGCACAAACTGCTGTGCTAAGATGGGTCCTCCACAAGTACTATTAAAGTagtaataatgattttttatttaatgaaataaagagagagagagagagagtgtgttaATTAGTGTAATTTACTTGGGCAACAATGGCGTCAGATTCGCCGGCGTAAACAACACAAGAACGCTCCAGCCAACTCCCTTTGACTCTGTAATCACACCTCTTCTCATCCTTGTTGTGTCCCAAAAACACATCTAGTTTGGTCTTTAGCTGAAGCATCGACGATCTTTTCACCGTGTACAGTAGATCACGCTGCTCCGTACTCCCTCCTCTAAACACTTGCCACCTATCATGCATGCTCACCATCtgcaaaaaaaacttcataataATTAGTATCGGAGTAATCTTCTATGTAGGGTTACTACATGTGCTccttcaatgttttcttttttttttaaacaagagaaaagaaaaaacgaatGGTGTTTGACCTTCTCTCTCAAAGTCACGACCGGAGTTCCAGAAGCATCGAGCAAGATCCTCTTGTCGTGAAGACCAAAGACAGGTTCCTTCACCTTGAACAACAGGTTCCCGTTAACGTCCGTTATAGCGAAGTTACCGTCCGTTAACGACATCATCTTCCGTACGATGGTCAGATCTACAGGGTAAGGCGCGCAGTACCTCGGATCCACTATCACTCCGGCTTGTGGTCCTGGCGGAGGAGGAGCCGAAGGGCCCGTGCCTTGTGGGTAAGCGTACGCATAAGGCTGCTCCattctttgctttcttctccAAATCGGAATACAGTACTCTCTCGgtatctttgttttgcttaattGACTTGCTTTGctttgaaaatatgtttttttttttccttctttcttatgTTCTTTTTGGGTCTGGTTATGCTGCCGATTCGTGAGGATAAGTTTAAGAAGGGGGGTCttatataatttatgaaaagatAAATATCTGGATCGAATATGTTGACTTTTCTGTCTTTGAAAAGTCTACGAGCAtaaacttttggtttttttcttttgattttctttttgtataagaTAAAGAAATTCAaaggttattatttttttattattgtccCTTTTACTatcttcttatttatttatgattcagACATGTATACCAACTAAGAAACTAGATCATGCTTTATGAATAAACTGAAGCATAGTACAAATTTGTACATAAAACTTAGACACGGTTGTCAAAAAATATTCTAACACGGTTCAAATCTCAAGACGCGTTATGTAAGTAACACCTTAACGCGGGAATACATTTTGATTTCAACGTAACTAAACATGTTTCTAACACCGACGTTACGTGTCAATTTGGGCTCTTTAATAGTACATTTTTTCTATCACCCCAATGGCCCAATATAGATTTGTTACTACTattgttttactttcttttgttgtctaCCACCACTCCTACTATTATATGCACAATTCGAATTCGTAACTTGATCAATTGTACGTACATGATGGCTTGGCAATATCAATACGTACCGTTAGACTAACTCCAGTCATATAGTTTTACTATCTACTTTACAATATTTgtattaatacatatttttctacaccagagaagaaaatatttcatactAATTTCCAAGTACGTATAGAATTGAAATCACATTGAAAAGACTCCAATTGTAATGCTGGTCTccagaataaataaatttcccAACTACTAAACCAACCACCCAATACGAATCATAATATAGCTCTTTGTCTGATCGAATTTATTCGTATGTTTATAATTACTAAATCAAACTATATCTAATGTCCGCCCACACACAGAGTAGTACAGTACTTTAAGGCCTAACACTTGTTCAGATCGACTCCACTGATACCATTAGTAAAGCCCAGTATATGGCCTAGGAAGATATATTGGCCCAGTTAAGACGTTTATTAGGAATATGTGGTTTTGAAAGGAATTTTTTCCGTTGTctagaaaaaaaacactatcTAAAAGATAGTGATAATAAGCTAACAAATCACCTTGCTAACAAGATGGTCAAAACTCAACGTTCCCAAACTCAAGCATATATGCTTCATATATCCATTCCATTATGTAT is from Camelina sativa cultivar DH55 chromosome 20, Cs, whole genome shotgun sequence and encodes:
- the LOC104768281 gene encoding protein LURP-one-related 15: MEQPYAYAYPQGTGPSAPPPPGPQAGVIVDPRYCAPYPVDLTIVRKMMSLTDGNFAITDVNGNLLFKVKEPVFGLHDKRILLDASGTPVVTLREKMVSMHDRWQVFRGGSTEQRDLLYTVKRSSMLQLKTKLDVFLGHNKDEKRCDYRVKGSWLERSCVVYAGESDAIVAQMHRKHTVQSVFLGKDNFSVTVYPNVDYAFIASLVVILDDVNREDRAA